The DNA sequence AATTTTATTATTAAGATACATATTCGCCAATAAAGTATTTTTAACTATATAAAGGGAATGTAATTTTACATAATCTATTTCCATAGCTGATAATACCTTTGCACTCTCTATTGTATCCTCTATATCATCCCAAGGTAAATTAAGTATGATATGACTACATACCTTAAATCCATATCTTTTTATCCTCATAACTGCATCTATAAATTCAGCTAAAGAATGTCCTCTATTAATCTTTTTTAAAGTTTTATAATTTACTGTTTGAATTCCCAATTCTATAGTAATACTTATGTTATTTTTTATGCTAATATCCTTTAAAAAGTCTAAATATTCATCAGAAATAGCATCTGGTCTTGTAGATATAGCTATTTCAACTATATCTTCCATTATAGACTGTAAAACTAAATTTTTAAACATCTTTAAAGGCATATATGTATTTGTGAAATTTTGAAAATAAGCTATAAATTTTTTAGCTTTATATCTTTTTCTAATATATGACATATTTTTTATTAGCTGTTCCTTTATTGATATCTCATTAGATAAATTTTCAAATCCAGCTCCTACATCTCCACAAAATATACACCCGC is a window from the Clostridiisalibacter paucivorans DSM 22131 genome containing:
- a CDS encoding TIGR01212 family radical SAM protein (This family includes YhcC from E. coli K-12, an uncharacterized radical SAM protein.), with protein sequence MNDELYYRTYSTHLRDIYGCKVYKLPVNIPVTCPNRDGCVGTGGCIFCGDVGAGFENLSNEISIKEQLIKNMSYIRKRYKAKKFIAYFQNFTNTYMPLKMFKNLVLQSIMEDIVEIAISTRPDAISDEYLDFLKDISIKNNISITIELGIQTVNYKTLKKINRGHSLAEFIDAVMRIKRYGFKVCSHIILNLPWDDIEDTIESAKVLSAMEIDYVKLHSLYIVKNTLLANMYLNNKIQLIDKNEYIHRVITFLEYLSPNIVVQRLLGRAPKEDTIFVNWNTSWWKIKDEIIESMKTNNIGQGCKCDYLNGKAVRKFVE